The Neosynechococcus sphagnicola sy1 region CAAATCCCAAGTGGTGCGTGCCGAAACCAGCATAGGTACGGCTCTAACCCAACTGGCTGCCATCCAACAACAACTGGAACCCCTGGCAGCCCTCCCCGCTCAGGTGGAATGGTTACAGGGGCAGATCAGTGTCCCAACTCCCCCAGCAATGGTCGATGTCACCGCCTTGGTCGAGGAGGCGGTGCAGCAAAAACTAGCAACGTTGGAACCATCGGTTCCCAAGGCTGACCCTAGTGAGGCCATCGGCTCCTTACAAGCCCAGGTGGAAATGTTGAAAACACAACTCGATAGTGTTTCAGCCAGTCTTTCTCAGGGGCTGGCGAATTTGCCTCATCTGGTGAGCGAAGCCATTGTCAACCATCCATCCACCCCCTCAGCCCCCTCCCCAGCGACGGGTGATTTAACGGCACCGGTAGAAGCTGCTTTGACCCAGTTATCGGCAGAGATTGCCGCCATTCCCAATCTGGTGGAAACGGCGGTGCAAAGGCGCATTGAAACCATGCACTCTGAACTAGAGCTATTTCCAGATATTCCAGCCACCTCTGCTCAAGCGGATGATACACCGGATTGGGATTCGCTGCTGGCAGAGCTGGAAATTGACCCCAAGGGTTAAGCCCCCTCAACTACCGGATGCCAGTTGTTTGCCAAGCAGCCCTCGTCACCCTGGCAACCCAGGATTTTGCGGTTGTGGTTGAGTTTTATCAACATCTGCTGAATCAGCAACCCCAACCCCATACGCCCCAACGTTATGCAGAGTTTCAGCTGGCTGGCCTGCGTCTGGGAATTTTTCGCCCCCGGAGAGAAGATCAAGGAGAGTTTGCGAACAGCTGTCAGAGTTGTCTGAGTTTGTGTTTGGAGGTGGAGAACCTTGAGGAGGCGATCGCCCACCTCACCCAACTAGGCTATCCACCCCCCGGCGAGCTGATCACGGCTGCCCATGGGCAAGAAATTTATGCCTATGATCCCTTGGGTAATCGACTGATTTTGCATCAACCACCCAACTAAGAAATTCTCCCAAGGATGGGAGCTTATGAATCCGTTATCAAAGGCGATGAACTGAAGCTGATGCCTTCTACCTTGGCTTCGGCTTGGTGGGCGATCGCCCGCAGTTGATCGACGGTGTGTGGGTCAGCCGTTTGCCACAACCCCCGCTGATGGGCTTCTAACAGACGTTCTGCCATATCCCTTAACGCCCAGGGATTATGCTGCTCAATGAAATCTTGCACCGCTGGATCGAATAAGTAGGCGGCGGCGACTCCCTGATACATAAAATCCTCGACACAATGGGTGGTGGCATCGTAGGCAAACAAATAATCCACGGTGGCTGCCATTTCAAAGGCACCTTTATAGCCGTGCCGCATCACCCCTGCAATCCACTTAGGATTGATGACCCGTGATCGGTACACTCGTCCTAGTTCTTCCTGCAAGTGCCTTACTTTGGGGTTGGCAGGCTGGGAGTGATCCCCAAAGTAAACCTGGGGATTTTCACCCCGAATTGCCCGCACAGCAACGGTTAAGCCACCTTGAAATTGGTAATAGTCATCGGAGTCGAGCAGATCATGTTCCCGGTTGTCCTGATTATGGAGTACCACCTGCAGTTGCCGCAGTCGCTGTTCAAAGGCTTCCGGAGCCGCAGCTTCGCCTCCTTGGGCGGTGTAGGCATAGCTACTCCAGTTGAGATAGGCACGGGCTAAGTCCTGGTCATCTGTCCAGTTTTGGGCTTCGATCAACCCTTGTAACCCCGCCCCGTAGGCACCCGGTTTGGAGCCAAAGATGCGGTAGCGAGCACGGAGGGCGGCCTGGTCAAGGGAGAGTCCAGCCTCATGCCACCGCCGACTTTCTTGCTGGACTTGAGCTGCCAAGGAATTCTGTTCCGGGGGTTCGTCCAGGGCTGCCACCGCCTGTACCGCCTGATCAAACAAGTCAATGAGATTGCTGAAGGCATCGCGAAAGAAGCCGGAAATTCTCAAGGTGACATCAACGCGAGGTCGTC contains the following coding sequences:
- a CDS encoding VOC family protein — encoded protein: MPVVCQAALVTLATQDFAVVVEFYQHLLNQQPQPHTPQRYAEFQLAGLRLGIFRPRREDQGEFANSCQSCLSLCLEVENLEEAIAHLTQLGYPPPGELITAAHGQEIYAYDPLGNRLILHQPPN